The Chroicocephalus ridibundus chromosome Z, bChrRid1.1, whole genome shotgun sequence sequence GGATTGATTAACCTGTTCTACGTGCTCACTCCTGCTAACATAAAAGTCATGGGCTTCACCCAAAGTAGAGGGGATACAGGTTTGAGTAACATTAACATTACAGACACTGGGATAGTGCGCCAAGAGATACTCTGGAACTAGGATCATCAGAGAGGTTCATGAAGCAGAATAACTTCTAGAGATCCCCCCAGTCCCACTTCctctgattcttctttttctctgaccACTAAGAAAAGGAAAGTGCCCTCCTCCGTATACGCTTTCAGCTAACACAACAATCCAAGAGCCTGCAATATTCCTCAACTGCCTAGTGGTGTTCTGTGTGCACTCAATACAATCACATGAGCACTTGCACTGCTCAGCAGCCTACAATATTCACCTGCCAAAGTCCCATGAAGTTCTGCTTTCACTTCAGTAAGGCCTGGATCTGTTTTTTCTGACACAACAGCCTGACAGTTCCCCAAAACCATAATTTTCTAACTCGCCCTCAGGCCTCTGAAACGCCGTGGCCTCCTGCCGCAGAAAACCCCGACCCTGTGACCGGATCACAGCCTCACTGCTGGTGCTTCCACACCATTTCTGGGAGGCTCGGTTGGACTTTGTTGTTTTCTAGGCACAAACTCCATGCCGGCCAACGCCGCCGCACAGCGGGTCTCCActtctcgctctctctctctttattccACGGCCCTGAACGCACTAACTCCTCCTTCAGCCGGCGGCCTGCAAGCCCGGCCCGGCCGACCCTGGCTCTCTTCCAGCAAAAACAACCAGCCGACGCCCTCGCAGCCCCGGCAGCTTGCCCCTCCGGCTccgcctttcccttcctcccccttccccggccgggccgggccgaggcggcggcggggtgtCGGCCATGGCGGGCCCACCGCCGCCTGCCGTTACGCGGCAGGTGGGCAGCGCGCGGGGCGGTGGGCAGCGGCGGCAGCTCCCGGGGGAGCTGAGGGAGGCCGCCCGCTGCCCGGTGGTGGACGCGGACGGGAGGACCGTCCCCTTCGAGGCCCTGTACGGGGAGCAAAAAGCCATCGTGGTGTTCGTGCGGGTGAGGAGAGAagggctgccccggggcgggTTGGCCGGGAGTCTCACAGGGTGTCCCTGAGGGGAGCTCCGACTCGCTgtggaaggggcgggggggggggggggcggtttacACAAGCGTGActggagcagagagaaaagaaaatataacacaGTTATATGCTTCTAAGAACCCCCGTTCTTTGGTAAAAGGACACAGTATTTGCCAGAAAGGAAGTAGTTCTTCAACCGTGCGTTCAGGGGAACGAGCATTGTGTTCCCCAGTTTCCCAGATGGCAAGCCAGCTCTCGCATTCCTAAAATATCCAGAGATAAAAATATTAGCAAGGCCCCAAGCCCAGTGTCTGCATTCAGGCCTGGATTAAACCAGGATCCTAATCCAAATTTGGTGACTGCAAAGAACTGTAATTGTTCCTGTTCCCAGTTCATGATCACCTCCAAAATGGTTTGTGCCCCAAGTCAGAATCTCATGCTTCATTGCTGtgcaattatttctgtttctgacaTGTCCAACTGTGTTGCAGAATTTTTTATGTTACACCTGTAAGGAGTATGTAGAAGACCTGGCAAAAGTCCCCAAGGCGTTTTTAGAAGTAAGTACTCTGCCCTTAATATGGACACGGGGTTGCTGTCATCAAGCAGATTTGTTatgtcctgctgcaggctggcatGAGGCTTAAACCttctaggaaacaaaaaaaaaaaaaaaaggctcagaagaaagcattttcattGTTTGCTACAATAGCCATAATGTATCTGCCGAGGACACACAGGAAAGGATTTACTGCACTACATGCACTTGCAGCAGCGTTGTTTCTCCCTGCCCTATTAGCTCGgtgctgttttttctgctgtgttctgAACAGTTAGACATCTGACAGGCATTTCTGTTGGTATTTGtactgccctgggcagctgtCTTCTCCTGACCACTAACTAACTATTGCCCTTTCCATTATGCCGGTATGACTGACTGATGGTTGTGCATggaacaaaatcagaaaattgaTCGGGATTAAAAATAGTCTCTTTTTTCTATGGTTATTTGTAAGCTGCATCAGTTGTGTAACCTGTTCTCCAGGCAGCTGCACAAACAGGAGTGACAAAGTGACGGAAAGGAGAAATGGAGTGCGCAGGGGTTGCTATGGATGGGTATTTGTTGGGTGGTAGGAGATACCAGAGAAAGACAATGATGCCCTGCTAAATGTGGAAGGTTTATCTGTCTCTTCTAGGCTGCTGATTGAAATTCTGTCATTCCCAATAGCAGCAGAGCCGATGACAGAGACTCAGCTCCTTGCTGACATCAAGGCTTAGATGGACTAGGAACTTGGGGATGAAAAGGAGTGATTTCTTTGGTGGCTCTCCCTCTCAGGACATGTTCTTCTAAACTGCTCAATCCGTGTTACTTAGAATGACATTTTCTTAATTTGACTGCTCAAATAAATGTATACAGAGAATCAAAACCATCCATGCTTTTCTTAGCGTGAGTATTCTGTTCTTAGGAGGGCTTCTTTTCATAACAGGCAAAATGATTCTATATGGGAAAGGCAAGTAGTATACCCTAATATTAAAGCAACACTGTATTTTATTAACTGTTTTACTGGCATCTGAACTTAAGTTTTGGCCTCTGTTTTAGACTCGGGCCTAATGTTGCACCTGCAAAAGACAGCAGTACACACAGATGCAAGTTATATCTATTAATGAGCATCGGTATATGTAAATCACAGATGTACATGCATCAGTATTTGCATGCTGCTTCTTTAGATGCAGGTACAACTGAGTGGAAATTTTGAATTTCCAAAATCATAGCAGGTTGCAACCAATTGAAAAGATGGCACTCTTAAtgctacagaaaaattaaaatttacacaTCTGTGACTTAAAATTtatccttaaaaataatttctcacttAATAAATTAATGTAGCTGCTAACTGTGGGTGATAGACAAAGGTGCAGGCTCCAAACATGTAAGTGATGTTAATTCCAAATAATTTTAACGGAGTGCACTGTGATCATTAACTCCGGCCACCAGATTCTGCTAATGTTTTGCGGCCGTGCAGAAACACAGAGCTCCTCTTTACAGTTTCAATACCCATGTTCTGTTCTAGGAAGCAAATGTGAGGCTTATAGTTATCGGACAGTCATCTTACCACCACATCAAGGTAAATAAAGTAGACTACTGTTATAGTCACTAAATACATTGTATCCTCTGTTGTGTCTTAATGGTTTGCATTGAGAGATTTTGCTCTGAGTGAAAAGATGGTTATTTGCAACCACAGGAAGAGAGGACAGTATGCTTTTTCAAGAAGCAATTCTAATAGTGGTAcattaataaagcaaaataactAAAACTTTCAGTTTAGAAACCACTAAGGAAATATCTTTTCTTGATTTCACTGGAAGCTTTGTTTTAGTAAGACCTTCAGGGCTAAAAATTTTTGGCCTTTAATTTAACATGACAAATCCACAGGTTTCCaaattggggggtggggtggcagTATTCCACTGTCAGTAGATCCTAAATAATTACTGtcttaaccttaaaaaaatactacttttcttGTATGCATGTATTTTGCAGCCCTTTTGCAGTTTAACTGGGTATACCCATGAAATGTATGTAGATCCACAAAGGGAAATTTATAAAACACTTGGCATGAAAAGAGGTGAAGGTAATAACGTATCAGGTAAGAATAATTTTCTCACCTTGTTTGGACCtacacagaacaaaacaagaatgATCTGATAAAATAGTATGATCACAATGTAAACAGGGAGTTGCCCACCAGACAGTCTCTTGTAGGCTGTATTTTGTCAAAACACTTGCAATCAGAAAACTCTATATTATTCATAGCAGCTGTTTGATTTTGTTGTTCTCCttatatacttttttatttttaggtaacaggtattttgtggttttgtttagtGCGGAGCCCTCATGTGAAATCAAACACATTCCTGGGAAGTATCAGGAGTGTGTGGAGAGCAATGACTGGCCCGGCTTTTGATTTTCAAGGAGATCCCGCTCAGCAGGGAGGAGCTTTGATTTTAGGCCCAGGTGagcttctttgttttgtttgaaagttACAGTCTCCTCTGGTAGCTGTTtgctttaatacaaaaaaaataatctcggCTGCTGTCCCTGTGGATCCCAAGGTAACAGTCTTGTGTTGAACTTGTGATTTTGCTGGCTGAAGGAACGTGTGGAGGTGTCGTTGTGTAGTCCCACCTCCCACAGAGGTGGCACAAAGCTGATCACAGTCCTGCAAAAATCGATAGGAGTGCTGACAGAAGAAGTGCCTCGaagtttggagggttttttttgacatCCTAGTGTTCACTTACATTCTTTCATATTTGATTCTAGGCATTTCATGCAGTTTTAGTAGAGGCATAATGCATGATGCTGCACCATGACAAAGTCATCTCATCAAATCATTAGGAAACATCATGCTACAGCAGATTTAATTCAATTAGATGCCTCAATGTTCCTTGCTTttataacaattaaaaaaaataatttatgtcacTGCTTAGAATACAGTATATTGTGCAATCTATAGAGCTAGTATACTTTTGTACAAGAACTAGTAGTAAATCAGAATGCTTCTTTGATTCACTTATGTCTTTGAATGAATATATGTTTTATTCAACCATGTACATGTTTATTCTTATTCCATTTCAGGTAATGAAGTTCATTTTTTGCATCTTGATAAAAACAGGCTGGATCATGTACCCATTAACACAGTTTTGCAGCTGGCAGGAGTTAAAACAGTAAATTTCACGAACAAACCCCAGATTATTGATGTATGACGCTGACAcagtatgtaatttttttaatttgtgctctACAAGGACAATTCTCAAGCGAATTCCCACCAGCATTGGCACTGTTGTGTCATTATGGGACATCTGAAGCCCTTTGTAGAAATTTAGAACAGAGTAAACTACTTGGCACTGAAGATGGGCACAAAAGTGCAATTTCCACTGTGTGTAagataacaaaaatgaaaacacaactgAGGCTTATTGCAAAAAGTTCTGTAGCTCATTATTTCCTCATCAATCTTGCTAATAGATTTTAAAAACCTGTGTTCAAGACATACTTAAGTAAAAAATCTGGGTTTGCTCAGGAAGAACTTGGGATTCTTGCTTTCAATCCAATACTTCTCATCGATGTTTTAAAGCTTCCAGCACTGTGTGCCgatcttgcattaaaaaataccttgaaaaatCCCACTTCAAAACACTGGGAGTAAGCTTATGCCTACTTTTGCATCTGGCACTGGTAGACAttatgaaatgcattttatagttttaaataaatattttaaatatgtcatCCATTGTCTTTTGTGTCATATGAAAAGGTGGGTCTAAGACGAGAGATAAGGGTGTCTTAACCATATTTCTGATCAGATTGTCAGTTTTGGAGTACGCTATAGTCAATTACTTGTTTTCCTATGAAGATTTGCAGCAGAATATTCTCCCCTGTGTGTGTACTTTCTCTCAGAGCAAGaagtctctgaaaaaaatgtCCTTAGTTATTTCTGTCCTAGACAACTGAGATAAGGACAGCATTTTGGTTTGCAGTTCTGTCTGCATGTTATCCATTTTTCTAGTAATATTTATGTTCAGAATCTATTGCTTTCATTAAAGTAGATGTGCCCTCTTTCATCCATGAGCCACTTCTTTTTAGCAATTGTAAAATAAGATTGTCCAAGATTTATGGAGGAGCATATCCTCCTCTGCAGTTTCTGATCTTTGGCCTTCACtgtaaaatgctgctgttcaTACATCTCTTACCTGCAGGTTCGCTCCCCTTTTAAGCCTTAACACTAATGCAATTGTAAAACAGTATTCCGTGCAGAGGTTTGTCCCGGCATCCATTAAGATCACTGGCAGGCCCAGAGCAAGCTCCGGAGACAGCATGTGAAATTAAATGCAGTGTTCCTTGACGAAAAATAAAAGGCTTGCTTAAGAAACATAATGATACTGAGCAATGTAATTCCATTAAAGGTACTACGCTTTAGCACTTTATTAATTACATATGCATTTTGATACAGTGTGTTTAGAAGGATGATATTATTAATGTAAAATTGCTTTGTTCAGTTCCATGTATTGACTAAACAGCACTCGGCACAGGGCTAAAAGTAGTCATGTGCAGACTCTGAACCCACATGATTTCAGGGCTGGCCAGAGGCTTCCTCAGAACTTGGCATAACAGGCTGGGACCAGCAGCCAGGGCTCTCAGGGGAGTAAAGTCACTTTTCGTGACCACTGCCCCGACATTCATAAATAAggagctgccccctccctccagGGCTCCCCCACCTCACCGATATTTTTGAGTATGTTGGAAACTGTGTAATGCAGTTGCCTCTATGTGACTTAAAccacagcagaaagcaagctAGAAAAGTGGTCTTATGTTTGTAAAGCAAAGACAAGAAATGTACAAAACTTACattattttcaaagagaaagaatGATAAATACTCAGTGTACTTGCAGTCCTTCCACTCCACTTCCTTCGCCTGATCATCACTCACAAGGACACTGGCTCTAGTTCCACTTTGGTAAGC is a genomic window containing:
- the PRXL2C gene encoding peroxiredoxin-like 2C isoform X1, with translation MAGPPPPAVTRQVGSARGGGQRRQLPGELREAARCPVVDADGRTVPFEALYGEQKAIVVFVRNFLCYTCKEYVEDLAKVPKAFLEEANVRLIVIGQSSYHHIKPFCSLTGYTHEMYVDPQREIYKTLGMKRGEGNNVSVRSPHVKSNTFLGSIRSVWRAMTGPAFDFQGDPAQQGGALILGPGNEVHFLHLDKNRLDHVPINTVLQLAGVKTVNFTNKPQIIDV
- the PRXL2C gene encoding peroxiredoxin-like 2C isoform X3, giving the protein MAGPPPPAVTRQVGSARGGGQRRQLPGELREAARCPVVDADGRTVPFEALYGEQKAIVVFVRNFLCYTCKEYVEDLAKVPKAFLEVTGILWFCLVRSPHVKSNTFLGSIRSVWRAMTGPAFDFQGDPAQQGGALILGPGNEVHFLHLDKNRLDHVPINTVLQLAGVKTVNFTNKPQIIDV
- the PRXL2C gene encoding peroxiredoxin-like 2C isoform X2, encoding MAGPPPPAVTRQVGSARGGGQRRQLPGELREAARCPVVDADGRTVPFEALYGEQKAIVVFVRNFLCYTCKEYVEDLAKVPKAFLEPFCSLTGYTHEMYVDPQREIYKTLGMKRGEGNNVSVRSPHVKSNTFLGSIRSVWRAMTGPAFDFQGDPAQQGGALILGPGNEVHFLHLDKNRLDHVPINTVLQLAGVKTVNFTNKPQIIDV